In the Phycisphaerales bacterium genome, one interval contains:
- the xseA gene encoding exodeoxyribonuclease VII large subunit, producing MKFPTRPISETTNQPPETRFTVSEATGLIQSALASGLPASMEVVGQISNLSSRNHWFFTLKDEEATLSCVAWASVARSFTIQPEDGDQVIATGQISHYGPQGRTQLYVSKIMPVGVGALQKRFEALCKELRASGYFEQSIKKPLATFPSRIAVITSAGSAAIQDVISTAAKRFAGVELVIVDVPVQGASAAPAIAAAISQMDAQAEARGLDGILVTRGGGSVEDLWAFNERQVADAVFACHLPIVAAIGHESDTTIIELVADVRAATPTQAVMLMVPERDAWQQQLEFNAQRLRRLVEQLIERGKQRLAAITRHAFFRDPQGQLQPLRSRVSLCESRLTQSMQRRLANAQRQLDHHRARLARHLPKTQIADQKGQLATATVRLRQAVSQRIAGSKYRVMAASGRLDALSPNRVLARGYSLTEDEQGRVLRSTTGLSVGARLTTRLAQGKVESRVEKTTGSEHAEDASAAVDLGAGSRKPRRSGSPPQMDLFDGSK from the coding sequence ATGAAGTTCCCAACCAGACCGATATCCGAAACGACGAACCAGCCGCCAGAGACAAGGTTCACCGTCTCAGAGGCCACTGGGCTGATCCAGTCCGCCCTAGCCTCTGGTCTGCCTGCCTCAATGGAGGTGGTGGGCCAGATCAGCAATCTGAGCAGTCGGAATCACTGGTTCTTCACCCTCAAAGACGAAGAGGCGACACTCTCCTGTGTGGCCTGGGCATCTGTGGCACGGTCGTTCACCATACAGCCTGAGGATGGTGATCAGGTGATTGCGACCGGCCAGATTTCACATTATGGACCGCAAGGTCGCACTCAACTATATGTGTCGAAAATCATGCCTGTTGGCGTCGGTGCATTGCAAAAGCGTTTTGAGGCGCTTTGTAAAGAACTGAGGGCGTCAGGTTATTTTGAACAGTCAATAAAAAAGCCGCTGGCAACTTTTCCATCTCGAATTGCAGTGATTACCAGTGCTGGTAGTGCCGCCATTCAAGATGTCATTAGTACTGCAGCAAAACGATTTGCGGGCGTCGAGTTGGTCATCGTTGATGTGCCGGTACAGGGCGCCTCTGCAGCCCCAGCAATTGCTGCTGCGATTTCACAAATGGACGCCCAGGCAGAAGCACGTGGGCTCGATGGAATCTTAGTGACACGTGGTGGCGGTTCAGTTGAAGATCTTTGGGCATTCAATGAACGCCAAGTAGCAGATGCGGTCTTTGCATGCCACTTACCGATTGTCGCAGCCATTGGGCATGAATCTGATACAACAATCATCGAACTGGTCGCTGATGTGCGAGCGGCGACGCCGACACAAGCGGTAATGTTGATGGTGCCAGAGCGTGATGCATGGCAGCAGCAGCTTGAATTCAATGCCCAGCGTTTGCGTCGTCTTGTTGAACAATTGATTGAACGAGGTAAGCAGCGACTGGCAGCAATCACAAGGCATGCTTTTTTTCGCGATCCTCAGGGGCAACTCCAGCCATTGCGGTCACGTGTTTCCTTATGTGAATCCCGCCTGACGCAGTCGATGCAGCGCCGTTTAGCGAATGCTCAACGGCAACTTGACCACCATCGGGCAAGGCTCGCCAGGCATTTACCAAAGACTCAGATTGCTGATCAGAAAGGGCAACTGGCCACCGCGACGGTGCGGCTGCGTCAGGCTGTTTCTCAGCGAATTGCCGGTAGTAAGTATCGGGTTATGGCGGCCTCTGGGCGATTGGACGCACTTTCTCCCAATCGCGTCTTGGCTCGTGGCTATTCACTGACCGAGGATGAACAGGGGCGCGTGCTTCGAAGCACGACAGGGTTGTCTGTTGGCGCCCGTCTGACCACTCGGCTGGCTCAGGGCAAAGTCGAGTCTCGGGTTGAAAAAACAACTGGCAGCGAGCATGCAGAGGATGCCTCAGCGGCGGTGGATTTGGGGGCGGGATCAAGAAAGCCAAGAAGGTCGGGATCGCCCCCACAAATGGACCTGTTTGACGGATCCAAGTAA
- the xseB gene encoding exodeoxyribonuclease VII small subunit, with translation MGSSAKPTSKKTKSKLKSPSSLSFEEAVAELESIIERMEGGEVGLEESLEAHRRGETLIVRCQAVLDKAQQSLQQVTPETPGTDTTSAK, from the coding sequence ATGGGCAGTAGTGCAAAGCCCACATCTAAGAAGACAAAAAGCAAGCTCAAGTCACCTTCTTCACTGTCTTTCGAAGAAGCTGTCGCGGAGCTTGAGTCAATTATTGAACGCATGGAGGGCGGCGAAGTTGGACTTGAGGAAAGTCTTGAAGCTCACCGCCGCGGTGAAACGTTGATTGTCCGTTGCCAGGCCGTGCTTGATAAGGCGCAACAGAGTTTGCAGCAGGTGACACCTGAGACGCCTGGTACTGACACGACATCAGCCAAGTAA
- a CDS encoding prepilin peptidase, which translates to MIAYSIGTSLLMFLPGAIFVFLFGACVGSFLNVVIYRLPLGLTLTTPSSRCPVCGVQLKFFRENLPILGWFIVRGRCRTCHVKISPVYPLIEFIVGLLFLGLYVIYFMVDSSTAFWGEIGGPWWSYNQFYRAWPAFLAIAFLISGLIAMTVIDARTYTIPIQIPLFITAVGLVAAFIQPLTSRRFSNFEQWPLPGVDWFWFAIAMGGCFGVAVAWCLLRLGITKYSFRDYHEYVEEGDTLGDYPFARREMGVETLYLCPVIIGLAIGLVVGLSLNPGLVPPVILQSIGGSVLGYLVGGGVVWALRIFGTLAFGREAIGLGDVHLLAAVGAVLGWFDPILIFFIAPFSGIAWAAVSMGIAGVFKRPRRELPYGPHLAVATLVVIICRGPIERVWMVMFPTIAYPKAELVHSPEMVGQGRVEFEGTGFQSNDLTRGVRF; encoded by the coding sequence GTGATCGCCTATTCCATCGGAACCTCACTGTTGATGTTCCTTCCAGGGGCGATTTTTGTATTTCTGTTTGGCGCTTGTGTTGGAAGTTTTCTCAATGTTGTGATCTACCGACTTCCGTTAGGCCTCACACTGACAACGCCATCAAGCCGCTGCCCAGTGTGTGGTGTTCAACTGAAGTTTTTTCGTGAGAACCTACCGATCTTGGGCTGGTTTATTGTGAGGGGAAGATGCCGCACTTGTCACGTTAAGATCAGTCCTGTTTACCCACTCATTGAGTTCATTGTGGGACTGCTTTTTCTTGGCCTCTACGTCATCTACTTTATGGTGGACTCTTCGACCGCCTTCTGGGGTGAAATTGGTGGGCCATGGTGGAGTTACAATCAGTTTTATCGAGCATGGCCAGCTTTTTTAGCCATCGCGTTTCTGATCAGCGGGCTTATTGCCATGACGGTGATTGATGCCCGGACCTACACCATTCCCATTCAGATTCCACTGTTTATTACAGCGGTGGGTCTTGTGGCAGCATTCATTCAGCCGCTGACTTCACGGCGTTTTAGTAACTTTGAGCAATGGCCGCTGCCAGGGGTTGATTGGTTCTGGTTCGCAATCGCCATGGGAGGTTGCTTTGGTGTTGCTGTCGCCTGGTGCCTGCTTCGATTGGGTATTACGAAGTACAGCTTCAGGGACTATCACGAATATGTAGAAGAAGGTGACACCCTTGGCGATTATCCCTTTGCCAGGCGGGAGATGGGTGTCGAGACCCTCTACCTCTGCCCAGTGATTATTGGGCTCGCCATTGGTCTGGTGGTTGGTCTCAGTCTGAACCCTGGGCTCGTGCCACCGGTCATCCTTCAGTCCATTGGCGGCAGCGTCCTGGGCTATTTAGTTGGCGGTGGGGTGGTTTGGGCCTTAAGAATCTTCGGGACGCTGGCCTTTGGGCGTGAGGCAATTGGGTTGGGTGATGTGCATCTTCTGGCGGCGGTTGGAGCGGTGCTTGGCTGGTTTGATCCCATCCTGATTTTCTTTATCGCCCCGTTTTCTGGCATTGCATGGGCGGCTGTGTCGATGGGGATTGCAGGCGTGTTTAAACGACCACGTCGAGAGTTGCCTTATGGCCCACATTTGGCGGTCGCTACCTTGGTGGTGATCATCTGTCGGGGGCCAATTGAGCGGGTTTGGATGGTCATGTTTCCGACCATTGCATATCCGAAGGCTGAGCTAGTTCACTCGCCAGAAATGGTGGGGCAGGGCCGAGTGGAATTTGAGGGTACTGGCTTTCAGAGTAATGATTTGACGAGGGGGGTTAGATTTTAG
- the recG gene encoding ATP-dependent DNA helicase RecG, whose protein sequence is MSINPQQTSSSTPTIELITSVESIPGVTEKQATELRLLGLRCVADLLLHMPLRYEDVYEPCTIAQVSQIVEQSGGEAPGILTTTGEIDQVQLRFGRRKRVEVEISDGDGSMVAVWFNTPWIHRRLHPAMRIEVTGRPKYQKETLTIINPRLRILDQDSEDQESPLTAEQETAPEHATQSIMRPVYPASERLKSSAIAEITGSILSCAIERIEDHLPDTFRKQRSMPPLADAYRMVHQPKDQLEVDEGRRRLIYDEFLLLQLGVFLKRHHRQQTLRAINLGRSEAIHEHILARFPFKLTESQNEVIEQLSSDCGQSVPMNRLVQGDVGSGKTVIALYALLLAVANGHQAVLMAPTELLAEQHKSLLKSWLADSKVRVELLTSSLTTRDRNHILNAIESGEVDIVVGTHAVLTDDVAFRSLAVVVTDEQHRFGVHQRASLRSKGADSDLVPHCLVMTATPIPRTLSLTIFGDLDVSTIRGMPPGRQPVQTLAVPPEAASRVYTRVAEHVSQGRQAYVVVPVIDESNTGLKDVASHCAALRDGPLAGRRVEAMHGRLSSIDRDVLMQEFRQGDIDVLVATTVIEVGVDVPNATMMIIEHAERFGLAQLHQLRGRVGRSDQQGHCVLISQATTSEAISRINALVETADGFVIAQRDLDIRGPGELFGAKQSGLAPFRIAQLPADTELLQLARRDAAELVEQDSRLTDPSHRLLKRRLLKAHGSALGLGDVA, encoded by the coding sequence ATGTCCATAAACCCACAACAGACAAGCTCCAGCACCCCCACTATTGAGCTGATCACGAGTGTTGAGTCAATTCCAGGGGTCACTGAAAAACAGGCCACTGAGCTGCGCCTGCTGGGCCTACGCTGCGTCGCTGACCTATTGCTTCATATGCCACTGAGATATGAAGATGTCTATGAGCCCTGCACGATTGCCCAGGTCAGTCAGATTGTTGAGCAGTCAGGGGGTGAGGCACCAGGTATCTTGACAACGACGGGCGAAATCGACCAAGTCCAGCTTCGGTTTGGCCGCCGCAAACGAGTCGAAGTCGAAATATCTGATGGTGATGGCAGCATGGTGGCGGTTTGGTTTAACACGCCCTGGATACATCGTCGCCTTCATCCTGCCATGCGCATTGAGGTCACTGGGCGTCCTAAATACCAAAAAGAGACACTCACGATCATTAATCCTCGCCTGCGTATTCTTGATCAGGACAGCGAAGACCAAGAATCTCCATTGACGGCTGAACAAGAAACAGCGCCAGAACATGCAACCCAGAGCATCATGCGCCCGGTGTACCCTGCTTCGGAGCGTCTCAAGTCGAGTGCTATTGCCGAAATCACGGGATCAATTCTCAGTTGTGCAATTGAGCGTATTGAAGATCATCTCCCCGACACATTCCGCAAGCAGCGATCGATGCCTCCACTCGCCGATGCCTATCGGATGGTCCATCAACCCAAAGATCAACTCGAGGTTGACGAGGGACGTCGGCGCCTGATCTATGATGAGTTTCTACTGCTTCAACTTGGCGTTTTTCTTAAACGACATCATCGCCAGCAAACACTTCGGGCCATTAACTTGGGCCGCTCTGAAGCTATTCATGAGCACATCCTGGCAAGATTTCCATTCAAGCTCACTGAAAGTCAAAACGAAGTCATCGAACAACTCTCAAGTGACTGCGGCCAATCAGTACCAATGAACCGATTGGTTCAGGGTGATGTGGGTTCAGGCAAAACCGTCATCGCTTTATACGCACTATTGCTCGCTGTTGCCAACGGTCATCAAGCCGTTTTGATGGCACCCACAGAGCTACTGGCTGAACAGCATAAGAGTCTTCTTAAGAGCTGGCTCGCAGACTCAAAAGTCCGCGTTGAACTGCTCACCAGCTCACTCACAACACGAGATCGAAACCACATTTTGAACGCTATTGAGTCTGGCGAGGTTGATATTGTGGTGGGGACACATGCCGTCCTGACCGATGATGTTGCTTTTCGATCCTTAGCCGTGGTGGTGACAGATGAGCAACATCGTTTCGGTGTCCATCAACGTGCTTCACTTCGAAGCAAAGGTGCTGATTCTGATTTAGTGCCACACTGCCTTGTCATGACGGCAACACCCATTCCTCGAACTTTGTCACTTACTATTTTTGGTGACCTCGATGTTTCAACCATTCGCGGCATGCCTCCAGGGCGGCAACCTGTTCAAACACTCGCCGTACCACCAGAAGCTGCCTCTCGGGTTTACACCCGCGTCGCTGAACATGTTTCTCAGGGCAGACAAGCCTATGTGGTCGTTCCTGTCATTGATGAATCCAACACTGGCCTGAAAGATGTTGCCAGTCATTGTGCTGCACTTCGCGATGGGCCTCTCGCAGGCCGTCGTGTGGAAGCAATGCATGGAAGGCTCAGTTCAATTGATCGCGATGTACTGATGCAAGAATTTCGCCAAGGCGACATCGATGTCCTTGTTGCCACAACAGTGATCGAGGTCGGTGTTGATGTACCCAACGCAACCATGATGATCATTGAACACGCTGAACGTTTTGGGCTCGCTCAGCTTCACCAATTAAGAGGACGCGTGGGACGCTCTGATCAGCAGGGACACTGTGTTTTGATCTCGCAAGCCACCACATCTGAAGCCATATCTCGCATCAATGCTTTAGTGGAAACTGCCGATGGATTTGTGATCGCGCAGCGTGACCTGGACATCCGTGGCCCAGGCGAGCTCTTCGGCGCTAAGCAAAGTGGCTTGGCGCCCTTCCGCATCGCTCAGCTACCCGCTGATACCGAGTTGCTGCAGCTGGCAAGGCGGGATGCCGCTGAGCTCGTCGAACAGGACTCACGCCTGACAGATCCAAGCCATCGCCTGCTCAAAAGACGCCTTCTGAAGGCCCATGGTTCAGCCTTGGGCCTTGGTGACGTCGCCTAA